Genomic segment of Kibdelosporangium phytohabitans:
TGCTGTTCGGCGTCGGCGTGGTCACCGGGAACCTGTTCGGCGGCAAGGCCGCGGACAAGGCGCTGATGCCCAGCCTGTACGGCTTCCTCGCGGCGCTCGCGGTGGTTCTGCTGGTCTTCACGTTCACCGCGCACTCCCAGGTCGGCGCGGCGATCACGATCGTGCTGTTCGGCGCGGCCGGGTTCGCCACCATCTCCCCGCTGCAGATCCGTGCGCTCGCCAAGGCCGAAGGCGCGCCCGCGCTGGCCTCCGCCGCCAACATCGGCGCGTTCAACCTGGCCAACGCCATCGGCGCCTGGGTCGGCGGCCTGGCCATCGAGCACGGCCTCGGTTACACGTCCACGAACTGGATCGGCGCCCTGCTCGTCCTCGTCGGCCTCGGGGTCGCGGTGTACTCAGGACGGCTCGACCGCACGAAGAAGCTCGTTCACAGCCCGTAGACGCGTTGCGCCGTACGGCCGAAGACCTGATCGCGCTCGGCTTCCCCGAGACCGGCGGTCAGGTCCTCCGCTGCGGCGACAACCTGGCCGTACGACCCGGCCAGCAGGCACACCGGCCAGTCCGAGCCGAACATCAGCCGCGACGGCCCGAACGCGTCGAGCACCACGCCGGCGTACGGCCGCAGGTCGTCGACCGTCCACTGTGCCCAGTCCGCTTCGGTGACCAGGCCGGAGAGCTTGCACGTGGCGTTCTCGAAGCCCGCGAGTTCCCGGATCGCCGACGCCCATGGCTGCAGCAGGCCACGGGCGATCGGCGGTTTCGCGCAGTGGTCCAGCACGAACGGGAAGTCCTGGAACGCCGCGACAGCCTCGATCGACGCCGCCAGCTGATGCGGCAGCACCAGCAGTTCGTACAGCAGTCCGGCGTCGAACACGGCTCGCAGGCCGCGTTGTACGTCGTCACGGCACAACCAGCGCGGATCCGCCTCGCCTTGGACCTGGTGCCGGATCCCGCGCAACCACTCACCACCAGGCCCGGACTTCAGCCTCGCCAGGTCGTCCACGACAGACGGCGCTGTCAGGTCCACCCAGCCGACCACCGCGCCGATGCGTGCCGTCTCCGACGCGACCACCAGCAACTCCGGGGTCTCCCCGGCGGCCACGACCGTCTGCACGAGCACGGTCCGGTCGAACCCGGCAGCCGCTCCGGCCAGGTCCGCCGGGCCGAAGTCGCGACGGATCGCGGACATCGTCACCGGGTCGATCCAGTCCTGGTCGCGGACCGACAGGTCCCAGAGGTGGTGGTGCGCGTCGACCCTCATCCAGCCAGCAGTCCTTCCGCACGCAGGTCGTCCCACAGCTCGTCCGGTACCGGTTGGGCGAACAGGCTCGCGTTGCGGACCGCCTGCGCCTGCGACTTCACCCCGAGCACGACCGACGCGACCGCTGGATGACGCAGCACGAACTGCACAGCCGCCTGTGGCAGCGTGACACCGTGCCGCTCACAGACCGTCGCGATCCGTTGCGCGCGCACAACCAGTTCCTTCGGCGCCTGAGCGTAGTTGTACTTGGCGTCGTCGGACACCTGCGTTCGCGCGAGCAGACCCGAGTTGAACACACCGGCCGCGAGGATCGACACGCCTCGTTCTTCGCACAGCGGCAGGAACTCGTCCGCCGCGGTCTGTTCCAGCAGCGTGTACCGGCCGGCGAGCATCACCACGTCGATCGACGACTCCCGGACGAACTTCGCGGGCAGCTGCCACTGGTTCATCCCGGCGCCGATCGCGCCGACCACCCCCTGTGCGCGCAGGTCCTCCAACGCGGGAATGCCTTCCCGTGACGCCTGTTCACCGTGGTCGTCCGGGTCGTGCAGCAGCAGGACGTCCACCCGGTCAAGACCGAGACGTTCCAACGAGGACTCCAGCGACCTGCGGACCCCGTCCGCGCTGAAGTCCCACACCCGGCGGTGCGTGCGCGGCACGGCGAACCCGTCGGCCAGGTCCAGTCCCGTGCCGTCGAACGGTTCGAGCAGCCGTCCGACCTTTGTGGACACCACGTACTCGGCACGCGGCTTACCGGCGAGGAACTTGCCCAGCCGCCGCTCGGACAGACCCAAGCCGTAGTGCGGCGCGGTGTCGAAATACCGAACACCCGCGTCCCACGCCGCCTGCAGCGCCGCTTCGGCGTCGGCGTCGGTCACTTCGGTATAGAGATTGCCGATACCGCCCGCGCCGAACCCGAACTTCGAAACCTCGACCTTCACGGCAGCTCCCACACCTTCCTGACGTCCGGCTCGGCGCCGGAGTAGTCGTCCTCGACCTCCAGCAGCTCGGCCATCCGCGCCTGCCACGGGACGTTGGCGGGATGATCGCGCAGCGAGTCGCGCATCCTGGCGTAGTCGTCGACCTCGACGACGTGGAACAGATCGCGGCCGCTGCGCCAGATCCGCCACGAGCGCACGCCCGCGTCCCGCAGCGCCACGTCCAGCTCAGGCGGGATGGCCGCGTGCACGCGGTCGTAGTCGGCTTCCTTGCCCGGTTTGAGCCGGGTGTGCAACGCAACCGTCTCCATGCGGCTACTCCTGGGCCTTGCCGGTCGTCAGTCGGGACAGCACGAGCGCGAGGAGGATGATGACACCCTTGATCGCGTTGAACCAGTGCCCGTCCACAGCCGTCAGCCGCAGGATGTTCAGGATCAGCCCGAGCACCAGGACACCGCACAGCGCGCCGAACAGCGTGCCCTTGCCGCCGTTGAGGCTGATCCCGCCGATCACGGCCGCGGCGAAGACGTCGAAGATCATCCCGTCGCCCAGGTTGGCGCCGATCGCGCCGAGCCTGCCGGTCTCCAGCATCCCGGCGAGCGCGGCGAGCACACCGCCGATGATCAGGACCGTCCAGATCACCTTGTTGGTGCGGATACCCGCTGCTTTCGCGGCGTCGACGTTGCCGCCGACCGCGTACAGCGAGCGGCCCTGGCGGAAGTACGACAGCGCGACGATGCCGATCGCGAACAGCGCCAGCGAGATCCACACCGACAGCGGCAGCCCGAGCCACGTCTCGAAGCCCAGGTACATGAACGACTGCGGGATCTGGAACAGGCTGTTGCCGCCGGAGACTCCCTCGTGCAGACCGCGGACGGTGATCAGCATGCCCAGCGTCACGATGAACGCCGACAGCTGGAACTTCAGGATCAGCAACCCGTTGAACGCACCGATCAGCGCCCCGGTCAGCAGGCACAGCGGAACCGCGAGCCACGCGGCCCACTCCGTGCCGAGGCCGTGCGCGGACGCGGGCACCACGAGCGCGATCGCCAGCACCGGCGCGAAGCCGATCGTCGACTCCAGCGACAGGTCGAACTTGCCGGTGATCAGGATCATCGCCTCGGCCAGCACCAAGAGGCTCAGCGCGCTCTGCTGCTGCAGCACGCCCAGCAGGTTGCCCGTGGTGAGGAAGGTCGGATCCAGCAACGCCCCGACCACCAGCAGAATGACGATCGCCGGGACCAATGCCAGGTCGCGGAACCGCGCGAACCGCAGCGGCGGGCGGCGGCCGGAGGCGGTGGCCGTCGACGCGCCGGTGTCCGGCGAGAGCGTTTCGGTCATTTCTCAGACACCCCTTCGATGGCCGCGACCAGGTCCTGTTCAGTCCAGTCCCGCCCGAACTCGTGCGCCACCTCGCCGTGGAACATCACCAGCACCCGGTCGCACACCCGTAGATCGTCCAGTTCGTCGGACACCACGATCACCGCCGTGCCCGCGCGGGCGACCCGGTCGACCACGCCGAGCAGCGACTCCTTCGACTTCACGTCGACACCCGCGGTCGGGTTGATCAGCACCAGCACCCGCGGGTCACTGGCCAGCGCCCGTGCCATCACGACTTTCTGCTGGTTGCCGCCGGACAGGTCCGACACCGGCTGGTCGGCGCCGGAAGTGACGATGTCGTAGGACTCGATCGCGTTGCTGCCGACACCGGCCAGCCGCTTGGGCGCGACGAGACCGGCCGGGCCGAGCTTGTTCATCACGGTCATCGCCGCGTTCTCCGCGATGCTCAGCCCCAGCACGAGCCCCTGGTGGTGACGATCCCGCGGCACACAGCCGATCCCGTGGCGCAACGCGTCGAGGACCGAGCCCGGTCTGACCTTGCGTCCGTCCACTTCGATCACACCGGAGGACGCCTTGCGCAGGCCGTACACCGTCTCGGCGAGCTGGTGCTTGCCGCTGGACGCGCTGCCCGCGAGGCCGATCACCTCGCCCTTGCGGATGCTCAGGCTGACGTCGCTGAACGAGTCCCCGGTCAGATTCCTCACGTTCAGCGCCACCCCGGTGTCCTGCGAGACATCGGGCCGGTCCGCCGCGCCGGGCACGGACAGGCCGCCCGGCTCGCCGGTCATCGCGTCCACCAGTTCCGCGCGGCCCAGCTCGGCCACGGGCGCGGTGAGGATGTGCCTGGCGTCGCGGAAAACCGTGACCGTCTGGCACACCTCGTAGATCTCTTCCAGGTGGTGGGAGATGAACATGAACGTGATGCCGGTGTCCTGCAACGCCCGCAGCCGCTCGAACAAGCGCTCGATCGCCGGCCCGTCCAGCTGCGCGGTCGGTTCGTCGAGGATGATGAACCTGGCGCCAACCGACAGCGCACGGGCGATCTCCACCAGCTGGCGCTGCTCGACCGTCAGCTCCGACGCGGGCGTGGTGACGTCCACGGCCACACCGAACGGTTCGAGCAGCTCGCTCGCCTGCTTGCGCAGCTTCGGCCAGCTGATCATCCGCTTGCCCTGGCGGTTGATGAACAGGTTCTCCGCCACGGACAACGCGGGCATGATCGTGGACCGCTGGTACACGCACGCCACGTTGCGCCGCCAGCCCTCGCGGTCGCTCAGCGCGGGCGCGGGGTTGCCGAAGAAGGAGACCTCGCCGCTGTCGGCCGCCTGCAGGCCGGTCAGTATCGAGACCAAAGTGGACTTGCCGGCGCCGTTGCGGCCGACGAGCGCGTGCGACTCGCCGTCCCTGATCTCGATGCCGACGTCGTCGAGCGCCACCGTCCTGCCGTAGCGCTTGGTGACGCCGCGCGCCACGGCGGCGAACTGCCCGCTCGCCGCCGGTTGGTTGACAGCACTCATCACTTGCCGATCTGGTTGCCCCACAACGCCTTGTCATCGACGTTGTCCTTGGTCACGAGCGGCGCGGGCAGCTGGTCCTCCAGGTTGCCGTTGCCCACGTCCACGATGGTCGACTCGTGGTCGGTCTTGCCCGGCTGGAACGTCTTGCCCTCCAGCGCGGCCTTGGCGTAGAACAGCGCCCACTTCGCGTACAGGTCCGCGGGCTGGGAGACGGTCGCGTCGATCTCGCCCTTGCGGATCGCCTCGAACTCCTGCGGGATGCCGTCGTTGGACACGATGAAGATGTGGTTCGGGTCCCCGGCCGGAAGCAGGTGGTTGGTCGAGCGCAGCACCTGCAGCGTCGGCGCCAGGAACACGCCACCGGCCTGCATGTAGATGCCCTTGATGTCCGGGTGCTGGTTGAGCCGGGTCTGCAACGCGGACGCGGCCTTCGAACCCTCCCAGTCGGTCGGCTCCTCGAACACCGTGATGCCCGGGTACTTGTCCTTCATGCACTTGGCGAAGGCCTCGGAGCGGTCACGTCCGTTCACGCTGGACAGCGCGCCCTGGAACTCGACGACCTTGCCCTTGCCGCCGAGCTTCTCGCCGAGGAACGCGCACGCCTTCTCGCCGTAGGCCTTGTTGTCCGCGCGCACGACCATGTACACCTTGCCACTGTCCGGCCGGGTGTCCACTGTGACCACTGGGATCCTCTGCTGCTCCAAGCGCTGCAACGTGGTCGCGATCGCGCCGGTGTCCTGCGGCGCCATCACGATCGCCTTGGCGCCCTGGCCCTGCAGCGTCTGTACGTTGGCGACCAGGTTCTCGACCTTGTTCTGCGAGTTGGTCGACGGCATCAGGTTGACGTTCAGCTCCTTGCCGAACTGCGGCACGTACTTGATGTACGAGTTCCAGAAGTCCGAGTCGGCACGCGGGAAGTCCACGCCCACCTTGGCGTTGCCATCGGCTGCGCCGCCGGGCGAACCCGACGGGGACTGGCCGCACGCGGCGGCGGCCAGGACCACAGTGGCAACCGTGGCCACGGTCTTGATTGAACTGCGGACGGGCACCACAGGTCCTCCTTGACGGCGGTGTCGACATAGTCCAAGACAAACCCTCGTGAGTGTTTTGGCCGGTTCTAACCGGACGAAACACTCACGAGCTTTTTACTGGGCGGGGGGCCTGAGGCGCAGGCCGTGCATGCCGCCGTCCACGGCAAGCACCGTTCCCACCGTGGCGCCCGACAGGGGGCTGGCCAGGTAGGCGATCGCGTTGGCCACCTCGTCGGCCGACACGAGCCGGCCCGTCGGCTGGCGTGCGTTCAGGGCGAGTCGTTCGGCTGCCGGGTCCGCTGCCTGGTCGAGCAACCTGCCCACCCATGGCGTGTCCGCCGTGCCCGGCGCGACGCAGTTGACCCGGATGCCTTCGCGGACGTGGTCGGCCGCCATGGCCAGGGTCAACGCGTACACCGCGCCTTTGCTCGCGGAGTACAGGGCGCGCTGCGGGAGTCCGGCCCACGCGGCGATCGAGCACGTGTTGACGACCGCGGCGGCCGGCGAGTGCCGCAAGTACGGCAGGGCGTGCCGGGCGACCCTGGCCATCCCGACCACGTTCACGTTCAGCACCCGCAGCCACTCGTCGTCGTCGTTGGCCGCGACGTCGCCGACGGCACCGATGCCCGCGTTGTTGACCACCACGTCCAGCCGGCCGAACCGCTCGGCCACACCGTCCACAGCGGACTTCACCTGCGCGTCGTCGGAGACGTCGACCGCGAAGCCGGTGATGCCGTCCGGCAGGCCGCCCGGGTCGAGGTCGAGCGCGGCGACCGTGGCTCCCCTGCTGGTCAGCAGGTTCGCCGTGGCCAGGCCGATGCCCGACGCGCCGCCGGTGACCGCGGCGACAAGCCCGGCGAAGTCACTCACGAGTTCTCTCCCGTCCACTCTGGACCATCAGGGAAGCGGTAGCGCCGCAACGTGGCGTCGTGCATCCGCGCGGAGAAACCGGGTTTGCGCGGCGCGAGGTAGTACCCGGCGCGCACGACGGCCGGGTCGGTGAAGTGCTCGTGCAGGTGGTCGACCCACTCGATGGCCCGGTCGGTCTGCGTGCCGGACACGGCGACGTAGTCGAACATCGACAGGTGCCGGACCAGTTCGCACAGTCCGACACCGCCGGCGTGCGGGCACACCGGGACTCCGAACTTGGCCGCCAGCAACAGGATCGCCACGTTCTCGTTGACGCCGCCGACGCGGGCCGCGTCCAGCTGGAGCACCGAGATCGCCTCGGCCTGGAGCATCTGCTTGAACATCACGCGGTTGTGCACGTGCTCGCCGGAGGCCACCCGGATCGGCGCGATCCGGGTGGCGATCGCCTGGTGGGCCAGGATGTCGTCCGGTGAGGTCGGTTCTTCGATCCAGTACGGGTCGAACGGTGCCAGCGCCCGCATCCACGCGACCGCGACCGAGACGTCCCAGCGCTGGTTGGCGTCGACGGCGATCCGGATCTCGTCGCCGACCGCGGCCCTGGCCAGGCGCAGCCTGCGGATGTCGTCGTCGAGGTCGCCGCCGACCTTCAGCTTGATCATGTCGAAGCCGTCGGCGACGGCCTGCTTGGACAGCCGCACCAGCTTGTCGTCGGAATAGCCGAGCCAGCCCGGCGAGGTCGTGTACGCGCGGTACCCGTTGTCGAGCACGTGCTGGACACGCTCGGCCTTGCCTTGCTGGGCGCGCGTGAGGATCTCGTACGCCTCGTCGGGCGTGATCGCGTCGGTCAGGTACCGGAAATCGACGAGACCGACGATCTCCTCGGGCGCCATGTCGCTCAGGAACTGCCAGACCGGCTTGTCCGCACGGCGTGCCGCGAGGTCCCACGCGGCGTTCACGACGGCGCCGACGGCCATGTGCGCGACGCCCTTCTCCGGGCCGAGCCACCGCAGCTGCGAATCGCCGACCAGTTGCCGGGAAAGGGAAGCCAGTGCCGTCGCGTCCTGCGGCACTGGCAACCCGAGCACGTGACCTTCGAGCGCGCGGATCGCCGCGGCCTGCACGTCGTTGCCGCGGCCGATGGTGAACGCGAAGCCGTACCCGTCGGGGCCTTCGTCGGCGTGCAGCACGACGTAGGCGGCCGAGTAATCCGGGTCCGGGTTCATCGCGTCCGAGCCGTCGAGCTCACGCGAGGTGGGGAAACGGACGTCGAGGACGTCCATACCGACGATCGTCGCCATGTCACGCCTGCCCGACGGTCTGCCGCTGGCGGCCGAGGCCTTCGATCTCGAGTTCGACCACGTCCCCCTGCCGCAGGTACGGCTTGGGCTCAGGCTGGCCGAGCGCGACCCCCTGCGGGGTGCCGGTGTTGATCACGTCACCTGGCCGCAGCACCATGTACTGGCTCAGCGAGTACACGATCTCGGCCACCGGGAAGATCATGTCCTTGGTGCTGGAGTCCTGCTTGAGCTCGCCGTTGACCCACAGCCGCAACGCGAGGTCCTGCGGGTCGGGGATCTCGCTCGCCGGGCGCAGCCACGGGCCGAGCGGGTTGAACGTCTCGCACGACTTGCCCTTGTCCCACTGGCCGCCGGGCCGTTCCAGCTGGAACTCGCGCTCGGAGACGTCGTTGGAGATCGCGTACCCGGCGATGTGCCCGAGCGCCTGGCCGGGTGAGTCCAGGTACCGCGCGGTCCTGCCGATCACGATCGCCAGCTCGACCTCCCAGTCGGTCTTCGTCGACTTCCTCGGCACGAGGACCTCGTCGTACGGGCCGACCACGCAGTCCGGCGCCTTCATGAAGACCACGGGCTCGCCGGGGATCGCGGCGCCGGACTCGGCGGCGTGTTCCCGGTAGTTCAGGCCGATGCAGACCACTTTCCCCGGCTGCGCGACGGGCGCACCGACGCGCAGACCGGTACCGTCAGCTGGGTCGTCGACGCGCTGCGCCGAGCCACTCGCGATGGCGTCGGCGGCGCGCGCGATCCCGTCCCCGGCAAGGAAAGCACCATCGATGTCGCCGGTCAGCCCACTGAGGTCGTACAGCGTCCCGTCGTCGGCGCGGATCACCGGCTTCTCCTCGCCGATCCCGCCGAGGCGCATCAGGTGCATGTCGGATTTCCCTTCCTCCCCGCCGCCAAGACATCCGATGTATATCGCCTTCAGACCCCGCCCGTCCAGCCCCGTCATCACATCGACGCTCAAAACTCCGATGATTCGCCCCGGCATGTGCACCAAACACCCCCAAGGAAGTGAGAGCGAATGCCGATCCACGGCACGCACGAGCCTGAGTTCGTCGAGGTGCTCGCGGAGTTCGAGCGGAACTTCGCCGAGCGCGGCGAGGTCGGCGCGTCCGTGACGGTGACTGTCGACGGCCGGACGGTCGTCGACCTGTGGGGTGGCGTGGCCGACCCGCGGTCCGGTGCGGAATGGGACGCACAGACCCTGGTCGACGTGTGGTCGTGCACCAAAGGCGCGACCGCGCTGTGCGCGCACATCCTGGCCGACCGCGGTGAACTCGACCTGAAGGCGCCGGTCGCCCAGTACTGGCCCGAGTTCGCCCAGAACGGCAAGGAGGGCGTCCTCGTCCAGCACCTGCTCGACCACCAGGCAGGACTGGCCGGTGTACGGGAGCAGCTGCCCGAAGGCGCGTTCTACGACTGGGAGCTGATGACCAGCACGCTCGCCGCCGCCGAGCCGCTGTGGACGCCCGGCACCACCCACGGCTACCACGGCCTGACATTCGGGTTCCTCGTCGGCGAGGTGGTCAGGCGGGTCAGCGGGCAGCCGCTGGCCGACTTCTTCGCCTCGGCGGTGAGCGGGCCGCTCGGCCTCGAGTTCTGGCTGAGCCTGCCGGAGAGCGAGGAAGCCAGGGTGGCGCCGACCATCCCGCCGGACCTCACCAAGCCGGGAACACCGGTACCGAGCCTCTACCTGATCGCGATGAGCGACCCGACGTCCATCCCGGGCCTGATGGTCCTGAACAACGGCGGGTACATGCTGCCCGGGCAGTTCAACTCCGGGACGGCCCACCGCTCGACGGTCGGCGCGGCCGGCGCGATCACCAACGCCCGCGGTCTCGCGGGGATGTACCGCCCGCTGGCGCTCGGCGGCACGTTCGGCGACGTACGCCTGGTCAGCCCCAACCAGGTCGCGGTGATGGGCCAGGTGACGTCGGCGTGCTCGGTGGACGCGACCGTGCTCGTGCCGTCCAGGTTCGCCAGCGGGTTCATGAAGTCCGTCGACAACCGGCACCTGGCCCCGAACGACCAGGAAGCCGTCCTGCTGTCGGAGGACGCCTTCGGTCACAGCGGGATGGGCGGTGCGCTGGGCTTCGCCGACCCGAGGGCCAAACTGTCCTTCGGCTACGCGATGAACCGCCAGGGCACGGGTATCGGCGTGAACGAACGCGGCCAGTCGTTGGTGAACGCGGTGTACCGGGCGCTGGGGTACCACCGGATCACCGACGGCGGCGCCTGGTTCGGCTGAAAAGGCCGCCCTTTCGGACAGTCCGATCGGGCTCGCGCTGGGGAACTCTGTGCCGTCATGCGACAGATCGGCGATGAGCGGTACACGCTTGTCCGCGAACTGGAGAAGGACGTCCCCTACCCGCCGTTCGACGCGCTCGTGGCCGAGACGACGACATGTGATGTCCCGCTGATCCGCCCGGCTACTCCACGCCGGGGCCGTAGATCGTGCGCAGCCAGATCTCGGCGAGCGTGTCCACGATGTCCGCGTCCCACTTGGCCGAGCGCTTGGCCATCGACTGGTGGTAGCAGGTGGTCTCGTTCATCAGCACGAGCACGCGCGCCAAGGTCTGCGCCGACGGCGGGCCCGGCAGCGCCAGACCGGCCCTGCGCTCGCTCTCGATCTGGACCGCAGTCGACCGCATGAACCGCCGCGCGACCTGTTCCCACAGCTCAGCCAGGCGCCGGTCCGATTCACGGCCGCGCACCGACGCACGCAGCACGGGCCCGTGCTGCCGCCACAACGCCACGGTCGCGGTCAGCGCGCGGCGGACCGCGACGCTGGGCGGCTCGTCGCCGCGGCGGAACCAGACGATCCCGCTCGCGTAGATCTCCCGCAGGACACGTTCCGACAACGCGTAGAGCACGGCCTCGCGCGACTCGAAGTGGAAGTAGAACGTCGAGCGGGACAACCCGGCCCCCGCGGTCAGCTCGTCGATGCCGATCTCGTGCAGGGATCGCTTGGCCAGCAACCGTTCCGCGGTGTCCAGAATGGCCTGCGTGGTCAGGTCGCCCTTGCTCGGCCTGCGGGCCTGGTCGTCCTCGCCAGGCCTCGCCTGCTCGGGCTGGCGACGGACCGTCATGCCCTCATTCTTGCAAACGAGTGTAAGTACTACTGTTGTCCGGGTGACGAAGCCTGAGCAGCCGGACCCGTCCGGCGACGAGATCGAGGTGCGGGTCGCGGCCGACGCCGCGCAGCTGCCGATGCTGCGCGCGATCACGTCCGCGGTCGCCATGCGCCAGGACCACAACCTCGATTCGATCGCCGACCTGAAGATGGCGGTCGACGAGGCGTGCTCGATGCTGGTGCTCAGGGCGATCGCCGGATCGATCCTGACCGTGCGCTACACCCCGAAGAACGAGATCAAGGTCGTGGCGACGGCGTTGTCGGACACCGACGACTGGCCGGACACCGGCGCGTTCTCGTGGCACGTGCTGACCACGCTGACCGACTCGCTGGACGCGGGCGTGTCGCAGGCGCCGGCCGACCCGGGCGGGCACCTGCTGTGGATCGAAGTGACCAAACGCAACGCGGCGGGCGGCGAGTGAACCCGCGCGGCGGCTACGACCACCTCGCCCCGCTGTTCGAAGAGCTCGCCACGCTGCCCGCGGACAGCCCCGAACGGGCCCGCATGCGGGAGCGGCTGGTCACCGAACACCTGCCGGTCGCCGAGCACATCGCACGCCGGTTCAGCCACCAGGGCGCCCCGCTGGAGGACCTCGCGCAGGTCGCCAGGATCGGCCTGATCAACGCGGTCGACCGGTTCGACCCGCAGCACGGCTCGGACTTCATGTCGTACGCGGTGCCCACCATCATGGGCGAGGTCCGGCGGCACATCAGGGACACGAGCTGGGCGGTGCACGTGCCGCGCAGGCTCAAGGAGCTGCGGCTGTCGATCGGCGGCGCGGTGACCGAGCTGTCGCAGAAGCTGGGCAGGGCGCCGACGCCGAGCCAGATCGCCGAGCACCTCGGGATCAGCCGGGAAGAGGTGTTCGAGGGCCTGGAGGCCACCAACGCGCACCACTCGCTGTCGCTGGACTACCTGCTCACCGACGACCCCGACTCGGCGTCGCTGGCCGACACGCTCGGCGCGGACGACCCGGAGCTGAGCGTCGTCGACGCCCGTGAGGCGCTGTACCCGCTGATCAAACGGCTGCCGGAGCGGCAGCAGAAGATCATCACGCTGCGGTTCTTCGGCAACCTCACGCAGACGCAGATCGCCGACCGGCTGGGCATCA
This window contains:
- a CDS encoding serine hydrolase domain-containing protein, producing the protein MPIHGTHEPEFVEVLAEFERNFAERGEVGASVTVTVDGRTVVDLWGGVADPRSGAEWDAQTLVDVWSCTKGATALCAHILADRGELDLKAPVAQYWPEFAQNGKEGVLVQHLLDHQAGLAGVREQLPEGAFYDWELMTSTLAAAEPLWTPGTTHGYHGLTFGFLVGEVVRRVSGQPLADFFASAVSGPLGLEFWLSLPESEEARVAPTIPPDLTKPGTPVPSLYLIAMSDPTSIPGLMVLNNGGYMLPGQFNSGTAHRSTVGAAGAITNARGLAGMYRPLALGGTFGDVRLVSPNQVAVMGQVTSACSVDATVLVPSRFASGFMKSVDNRHLAPNDQEAVLLSEDAFGHSGMGGALGFADPRAKLSFGYAMNRQGTGIGVNERGQSLVNAVYRALGYHRITDGGAWFG
- a CDS encoding TetR/AcrR family transcriptional regulator — protein: MTVRRQPEQARPGEDDQARRPSKGDLTTQAILDTAERLLAKRSLHEIGIDELTAGAGLSRSTFYFHFESREAVLYALSERVLREIYASGIVWFRRGDEPPSVAVRRALTATVALWRQHGPVLRASVRGRESDRRLAELWEQVARRFMRSTAVQIESERRAGLALPGPPSAQTLARVLVLMNETTCYHQSMAKRSAKWDADIVDTLAEIWLRTIYGPGVE
- a CDS encoding SigB/SigF/SigG family RNA polymerase sigma factor, translated to MNPRGGYDHLAPLFEELATLPADSPERARMRERLVTEHLPVAEHIARRFSHQGAPLEDLAQVARIGLINAVDRFDPQHGSDFMSYAVPTIMGEVRRHIRDTSWAVHVPRRLKELRLSIGGAVTELSQKLGRAPTPSQIAEHLGISREEVFEGLEATNAHHSLSLDYLLTDDPDSASLADTLGADDPELSVVDAREALYPLIKRLPERQQKIITLRFFGNLTQTQIADRLGISQMHVSRLLAKSLDTLRASLSSDG